A window from Eretmochelys imbricata isolate rEreImb1 chromosome 23, rEreImb1.hap1, whole genome shotgun sequence encodes these proteins:
- the LOC144278817 gene encoding histone H2B 8 yields the protein MPEPAKSAPAPKKGSKKAVTKTQKKGDKKRRKTRKESYSIYVYKVLKQVHPDTGISSKAMGIMNSFVNDIFERIAGEASRLAHYNKRSTITSREIQTAVRLLLPGELAKHAVSEGTKAVTKYTSSK from the coding sequence ATGCCTGAACCAGCGAAGTCCGCTCCCGCGCCCAAGAAGGGCTCCAAGAAAGCGGTGACCAAGACCCAGAAAAAGGGGGACAAGAAGCGCCGCAAGACCAGGAAGGAGAGTTACTCCATCTATGTCTACAAGGTGCTGAAGCAGGTTCACCCTGATACCGGCATCTCCTCTAAGGCCATGGGCATCATGAATTCCTTCGTCAACGACATCTTCGAGCGCATTGCTGGGGAGGCGTCCCGCCTGGCGCATTATAACAAGCGCTCCACCATCACCTCCCGGGAGATCCAGACCGCCGTACGCCTGCTGCTGCCCGGGGAGCTGGCTAAACACGCCGTGTCTGAGGGCACCAAGGCTGTGACCAAGTACACCAGCTCCAAGTAA
- the LOC144278917 gene encoding histone H4, which yields MSGRGKGGKGLGKGGAKRHRKVLRDNIQGITKPAIRRLARRGGVKRISGLIYEETRGVLKVFLENVIRDAVTYTEHAKRKTVTAMDVVYALKRQGRTLYGFGG from the coding sequence ATGTCTGGGCGCGGAAAGGGCggcaaggggctggggaaaggcggTGCTAAGAGACATCGCAAAGTGCTGCGGGATAACATCCAGGGCATTACGAAGCCTGCGATCCGCCGCTTGGCTCGGCGCGGCGGGGTGAAGCGCATCTCGGGGCTGATCTACGAGGAGACCCGCGGGGTGCTGAAGGTTTTCTTGGAGAACGTGATCCGCGACGCGGTGACTTATACGGAGCACGCCAAGCGGAAGACGGTGACCGCCATGGATGTGGTGTACGCCCTGAAACGCCAGGGGCGCACCCTGTACGGCTTCGGAGGCTGA
- the LOC144278929 gene encoding histone H2A type 2-C-like, protein MSGRGKQGGKARAKAKSRSSRAGLQFPVGRVHRLLRKGNYAERVGAGAPVYMAAVLEYLTAEILELAGNAARDNKKTRIIPRHLQLAIRNDEELNKLLGKVTIAQGGVLPNIQAVLLPKKTESHKAKGK, encoded by the coding sequence ATGTCTGGCCGTGGAAAGCAGGGGGGCAAAGCTCGGGCGAAGGCCAAGTCGCGCTCTTCTCGTGCGGGGCTGCAGTTTCCTGTAGGCCGTGTGCACCGGCTGCTGCGTAAGGGGAACTATGCGGAGCGAGTGGGTGCCGGCGCCCCCGTTTACATGGCTGCGGTGCTGGAGTATCTGACTGCTGAAATTTTGGAGCTGGCTGGCAACGCGGCCCGGGACAACAAGAAAACCCGCATTATCCCCCGCCACTTGCAGCTGGCTATCCGCAACGACGAGGAGCTGAACAAGCTGTTGGGCAAAGTCACCATCGCCCAGGGTGGGGTCCTGCCCAACATCCAGGCGGTGCTGCTGCCCAAGAAAACCGAGAGCCATAAAGCAAAGGGCAAGTGA
- the LOC144278931 gene encoding histone H2B 8-like: MPDPAKSAPAPKKGSKKAVTKTQKKGDKKRRKTRKESYSIYVYKVLKQVHPDTGISSKAMGIMNSFVNDIFERIAGEASRLAHYNKRSTITSREIQTAVRLLLPGELAKHAVSEGTKAVTKYTSSK, from the coding sequence ATGCCTGATCCAGCCAAGTCTGCTCCTGCGCCTAAGAAGGGCTCCAAGAAAGCGGTGACCAAGACCCAGAAAAAAGGGGACAAGAAGCGCCGCAAGACCAGGAAGGAGAGTTACTCCATCTATGTCTACAAAGTGCTGAAGCAGGTTCACCCCGACACCGGCATCTCCTCTAAGGCTATGGGCATCATGAATTCCTTCGTCAACGACATCTTCGAGCGCATTGCTGGGGAGGCGTCCCGCTTGGCGCATTATAACAAGCGCTCCACCATCACCTCCCGGGAGATCCAGACCGCCGTAcgcctgctgctgcctggggagCTGGCCAAACACGCCGTGTCTGAGGGCACCAAGGCTGTGACCAAGTACACCAGCTCCAAGTAA
- the LOC144278930 gene encoding histone H2A type 2-C-like, giving the protein MSGRGKQGGKARAKAKSRSSRAGLQFPVGRVHRLLRKGNYAERVGAGAPVYMAAVLEYLTAEILELAGNAARDNKKTRIIPRHLQLAIRNDEELNKLLGKVTIAQGGVLPNIQAVLLPKKTESHKAKGK; this is encoded by the coding sequence ATGTCTGGCCGTGGAAAGCAGGGAGGCAAAGCCCGGGCTAAGGCTAAGTCTCGCTCGTCTCGTGCGGGGCTGCAGTTCCCCGTGGGCCGTGTGCATCGGCTTTTGCGCAAGGGGAACTATGCGGAGCGTGTGGGTGCCGGCGCCCCCGTTTACATGGCTGCGGTGCTGGAGTATCTGACTGCTGAAATTTTGGAGCTGGCTGGCAACGCGGCCCGGGACAACAAGAAAACCCGCATTATCCCCCGCCACTTGCAGCTGGCTATCCGCAACGACGAGGAGCTGAACAAGCTGTTGGGTAAAGTCACCATCGCCCAAGGTGGGGTCCTGCCCAACATCCAAGCGGTTCTGCTACCCAAGAAAACCGAGAGCCATAAAGCCAAGGGCAAGTGA
- the LOC144278924 gene encoding histone H3 yields MARTKQTARKSTGGKAPRKQLATKAARKSAPATGGVKKPHRYRPGTVALREIRRYQKSTELLIRKLPFQRLVREIAQDFKTDLRFQSSAVMALQEASEAYLVGLFEDTNLCAIHAKRVTIMPKDIQLARRIRGERA; encoded by the coding sequence ATGGCCCGTACCAAGCAGACGGCTCGTAAATCCACCGGTGGTAAAGCGCCCCGCAAGCAGCTCGCCACTAAAGCTGCCCGGAAAAGCGCCCCCGCCACGGGCGGGGTGAAGAAGCCCCATCGCTACCGTCCCGGCACCGTGGCCCTGCGGGAAATCCGCCGCTACCAGAAATCCACCGAGCTGCTGATCCGCAAGCTGCCTTTCCAGCGCCTGGTGCGGGAGATCGCCCAGGACTTCAAGACGGACCTGCGCTTCCAGAGCTCGGCCGTCATGGCCTTGCAGGAGGCGAGCGAGGCTTATCTGGTGGGGCTCTTCGAGGACACCAACCTGTGCGCTATCCACGCCAAGCGAGTCACCATCATGCCCAAGGACATCCAGCTGGCGCGCCGCATCCGCGGGGAGAGAGCCTAG